In Juglans regia cultivar Chandler chromosome 13, Walnut 2.0, whole genome shotgun sequence, the DNA window CAATATGAAATCCAAATGGAGCACAAGGAatgaaacaatttaaatttgtgtaaCCGTAGAGTATATGGAAATGAAAGTGTTTGTATAACATTTTCTAAAAAGCTTTAATGAAGTTGaacagtgttaaaaaaaaatctctgttTGACATTTTTGGTGTCTTGAATATTATTGCACTATCAACTTTGGTTAACAATTGGATGATTAAAGTTGTTGAGTTGCAGGTAATAACTCTTCTCTTCCTTACTTCTGGAGGAGAGCCTGGCATCATTCCTCGAAATCCACATCCGCCAGATCCTGAAGATGAGGACAATGGCTCAGGTATCTCTGCTGATGGAAGGGAAAGTAGCGCTCCAAGTTTACCACCTACAAAAGATGTTATGGTCAACGACAAGGTAGTAGTTAAAGTCAAATATTGTCAAACATGTATGCTGTATCGCCCACCACGATGCTCGCATTGTTCTATTTGCAATAACTGTGTCGAGCGTTTTGATCACCATTGCCCATGGGTAGGACAGTGTATTGGGAAGGTATGCTCATTCTAAAAATCTCCTCTTACATTTGTTGTCATTGTGTAAAACTTGGGTACCTTATATCATGTAGCAACTTGAACAGCATTGGGGACTTGATTATAAGATAGTAAAAATGCCAGTTTTTTTTAACCAAACTACTAGCGGTGTGTGAAGGATGCTTATTTTTTGGATGCCCACCAGTCTATTATCTCTGCCTGCCTTGAGTTACTTTCGTGTCCTACGGTATATGAAGCTGTCACTTTAGAATCACAAGTCCTTGCTCCTATCTTAGAAGCTTCtttcttgaaagaaaataataactcAACATTGAATTATATTGAGATAAAAATGGGGTTTTAGAAgattatgtaaatttaaatgGGAAGTAGGTTCACATTGAATATATTGTACATTACAAACTCCATATGtgcttattattttaatctGTTTCATTTCACTTACAATAATGATTGTGTTCTAGTAGTTAAGGGTGTCCACGCATgtccataaaatttttaatcttccGGCTCTTCGAACTTCATTACCTCCTACAGCTGGTGTATTTCCTCTTCAGCTCCCCTGTATGTTTCCATTTTTGTCTCTCACTTTTGTCTTTAGATCATAACCATTGGCATCCATTATAAATTCGGTGTAAAAGGTTGATGGAGATAGCTGAATATTAATAAGCACGGGAATATGTTTCCCATTCAAGTTCGGTTATGTGTAATTCAAAGTCACAGGATACCTGCCATCCTTGGGGGTTCACCCATAGGTCATAGGATCTATGGCTCTCATTTTGGCTGAAGTGAAACCGTTGGAATCATGGCACACAAGTCAGCTGGGGAAAAAgaagattgatttttatttggatGCTTGTTAAAAACCTACAGTCAATGAAGCAGATTGTTGTCGGTCTTGAAAATGTATTAATGTGATTGCATGATTCTTGATCTAATCATTCACTTGaatctattatataataattagattcaTGTCGTATCTTCTCTACTTCTGAATAACTTTTGGCTGTGTGTATTCCAGTACTCATATTTTTTGGTGAATTTCTTTGTTGTGGAAAATTGTAATAACCTGGAAGCTGGATTTATCAGAAAATCTCCCACTTATCCTGGTGGTTGGTATGGAGTTTGCCCCTCTGGTAGAAGAAGCCTCTTGTATAACTCCTTACCagatttctaaattaatttcCAGGGTTTTAAgtgacttttttaaaataaagaatttctGGATACTCTGATCTGAATTGTAAGATTTTCAGTCTTCAGTATGATTGGGTGATTCTTTACTTTCTAATTGAAAGTTAGTTCCCTGAACTTGCTCAAAGAGTTCCAAAGAGTTCACTGTTTGGATGAGTTATCTGATTATCCTAGTTATTGCAGTGCAGGCAAATGATTTCGGtgttgaaatgatttttagttCTGAGCTTTATAATGCTCATTATTCCCCAACTGGAGTTGTTACATCATCATTTGGATTCTATTTGGCAGctaactatatatgtatataatattaatgtataacaTTCATTGACAGATGCACCTGCATCGTTACGCATGCACAAATATACATCTATGCATGTAGAgttatttttctcaattgaGGTTgagagattaattttttttatactgtgCTTGTTGTCATTCTCGGATTTCTTGGCATATGTTATTCACTATGTCTGGTTCTTCGCTGAACTAAGTTTATAAATATGGGTCTCTCATTATACTCTGCTGGTTGTCATTGTAGGATGCATTCTCACCCTTCATTGTCCTAACAAGGTTGACATGTTTTCTTTACAGAGGAACTACAGATTCTTCTTCATGTTTGTGTCCTCTACAACCACGCTTTGCCTCTATGTTTTTGCCTTTTGCTGGGTCAATCTTGGGAAAATAATGGATGCATGCCATTGTAATCTCTGGAGGGCTTTTCTCAAGTCCCCTGTTTCAGGAATTCTGATTTTATATACGTTCATAGTTGTTTGGTTTGTTGGAGGTCTTACCGCATTTCATGCCTATTTAATTTTTACCAATCAGGTTCCTATCTCCTATTTACCACTATCATTGTTTATGTTCCCTTTGGTTATTTTTGTCTTCTTAAGCCTTGTATTGCATTACTGCAGACAACATATGAAAATTTCCGGTACCGGTATGATGGGAAGAAGAATCCTTATAATCGTGGGTGCTCTGGCAATATTCTGGAGatcttcttttctaaaattcCTAGTTCTAACATCAACTTCAGGGCAAAGGTCAAGGGGGATTCATCTACGTCCGTCATCACTTCAATGCCATTGGGTCATGCCATGAGCCCAGAAATGCCCAAGAGAAGCTTCGACATAAAGACTGGAAAACGACAAACTGTTGCTGCTgaagattttgaagaaataCAGAGTCAGATTGAGAGTGTTGGTGGATTGGAGA includes these proteins:
- the LOC108997285 gene encoding probable protein S-acyltransferase 7, with the translated sequence MMQGNMHANPLPPPLSDSNRRITEDPNVPSLRVYQVWKGNNRFCLGGRLIFGPDVRSIFLTLFLIVTPVIMFCAFVSRSLINEFQHPFGNLIVIICAFFTVYVITLLFLTSGGEPGIIPRNPHPPDPEDEDNGSGISADGRESSAPSLPPTKDVMVNDKVVVKVKYCQTCMLYRPPRCSHCSICNNCVERFDHHCPWVGQCIGKRNYRFFFMFVSSTTTLCLYVFAFCWVNLGKIMDACHCNLWRAFLKSPVSGILILYTFIVVWFVGGLTAFHAYLIFTNQTTYENFRYRYDGKKNPYNRGCSGNILEIFFSKIPSSNINFRAKVKGDSSTSVITSMPLGHAMSPEMPKRSFDIKTGKRQTVAAEDFEEIQSQIESVGGLERCGTQPRYANWDDRASW